A window from Candidatus Binataceae bacterium encodes these proteins:
- the mutL gene encoding DNA mismatch repair endonuclease MutL → GIEVIATAGDIEDTAECAIAPGTQIEVRDLFFNTPARLKFLKTVPTEQSAVAVAIQRLALMNYQIAFSLSADGRTLFELPRAASSLERVRQIFGAKLAAQMLTFEAVRNAIRVRGLATMSQESFATPRLVFTFVNGRSVRDKLLTRAVAQAYQSLLPRGRHPAIVLAVELRHEDVDVNVHPMKTEVRFRNSGAVFETVYHALRNRLSDQTGEAERGPGVQVMVPAPQTGALAGAPGDPVHAAAAAQNYRSTVLRLLPDAAVVPTTQRPLGLGFARNDDSPAVTPTSVPTYSGLRVIGQLFAGYIALESDEGMLLVDQHAAHERVTFEKLRAQLRDGGIQIQAMLTPVIIELNPARAAPIQAAIPQLRAMGFEIEAFGATALLLKGTPAVFGAEGGARLLSDMIESLGESGWRLSGQSAFEESLKQLACHGSVRVGRALEIAEIHGLLAELDRTEFKTNCPHGRPVHIQFSRGQIERMFRR, encoded by the coding sequence TGGAATCGAAGTCATCGCGACCGCCGGCGATATTGAAGACACGGCCGAATGCGCGATCGCACCGGGCACTCAGATCGAGGTACGCGATCTGTTTTTCAACACTCCCGCGCGCCTCAAATTCCTCAAGACGGTTCCCACCGAGCAAAGCGCGGTCGCCGTGGCGATTCAGCGGCTGGCGCTGATGAACTATCAAATCGCCTTCTCGCTTTCCGCGGATGGCCGCACCCTGTTCGAATTGCCACGCGCGGCATCGTCGCTGGAACGGGTGCGCCAGATTTTCGGAGCAAAGCTCGCTGCTCAAATGCTAACCTTTGAAGCGGTGCGCAATGCGATCCGGGTTCGCGGCCTGGCCACCATGAGCCAGGAATCGTTCGCGACCCCGAGACTTGTCTTCACTTTCGTAAATGGCCGCTCGGTACGTGACAAGCTTCTCACTCGTGCGGTCGCACAGGCGTATCAGAGCCTGCTGCCGCGCGGGCGCCATCCTGCCATCGTCCTCGCCGTGGAACTGCGTCATGAAGACGTCGACGTGAACGTGCATCCGATGAAGACCGAGGTGCGCTTTCGTAACTCCGGCGCCGTGTTCGAGACAGTCTATCATGCCCTGCGCAACCGATTGTCAGACCAGACCGGCGAGGCTGAGCGTGGACCCGGCGTGCAAGTGATGGTACCAGCGCCACAAACCGGCGCTCTGGCCGGAGCACCCGGCGACCCGGTTCACGCCGCCGCGGCAGCGCAGAACTATCGCTCTACGGTACTCCGCCTGTTACCCGATGCCGCGGTGGTGCCGACGACCCAGCGTCCACTGGGATTGGGTTTTGCGCGAAACGACGATTCCCCGGCCGTCACCCCCACTTCCGTTCCGACCTATTCGGGGCTGCGCGTTATTGGACAGTTGTTCGCCGGTTATATCGCGCTGGAAAGCGACGAGGGAATGTTGCTAGTCGACCAGCACGCCGCGCACGAGCGGGTGACCTTTGAAAAACTCCGGGCGCAACTCCGTGACGGCGGAATCCAAATTCAGGCGATGCTCACTCCGGTTATCATAGAATTGAATCCAGCGCGGGCCGCGCCGATCCAGGCAGCGATTCCGCAACTGCGCGCGATGGGCTTTGAGATCGAGGCTTTCGGCGCAACCGCGCTCCTGCTGAAGGGAACCCCCGCGGTGTTCGGCGCGGAAGGCGGAGCAAGGCTGCTCTCCGACATGATCGAAAGCCTGGGCGAGAGCGGTTGGCGTCTCAGTGGCCAGTCAGCATTCGAAGAGTCGCTTAAGCAACTCGCCTGTCATGGCTCGGTGCGGGTTGGGCGCGCGCTGGAAATTGCAGAAATCCATGGCCTGCTGGCCGAGCTGGATCGAACCGAATTCAAAACCAATTGTCCGCACGGCAGGCCAGTCCATATCCAATTCTCGCGCGGCCAGATCGAACGCATGTTCCGCCGCTGA